The Schistocerca cancellata isolate TAMUIC-IGC-003103 unplaced genomic scaffold, iqSchCanc2.1 HiC_scaffold_1147, whole genome shotgun sequence genome includes a window with the following:
- the LOC126159795 gene encoding zinc finger protein 729-like, which translates to MIDMEKSTHEFGTHIGEVTVDKECSVATQYDCSTREKELHVYSCNFCQQGFPSKYRLIKHVFMHIDGMQPPLYVCKWCGEIFDSKFSLKKHLRMSENDHVLNAGNHEKYGYSGEHQSSILLDSLPEVSVTEHNVCSSYKETWKTSRKSCNDVCNTPMRNDADKISDYGTLSTAVNVSAQGDLLTANSTDKCGICGKLCGRSGHPKREKLLDTGKKPHECEIRGESFSQSGHLKIDELMHTGKKPHKCKICGRYFARSSNLKRHELIHTGNKPHKCVFCDKSFAQSGSLKTHESIHTGKKPHKCEICGISFARAGYLKTHILIHTGKKPHKCKICGRSFVLSSNLKRHELIHSGNKPHKCVICDKSFAQSGSLKTHELIHTGKKPHKCEICGKSFHRSDRLKTHELVHTGKKPHKCEICGKSFARSGYLKAHLLNHTGKKPRKCLICDKSFAHPSNLKTHQLIHTGNKTHKCEICGRCFALSSYLKKHLLIHTGKKPHKCNICGKSFALLNDLNRHTLIHTGKKSHECDICGKSFARAGNLKAHTLLHIGEQPHKCEICGKSFAVSSILKTHAFIHIRKKPHKCEISGKSFAMSGDLKTHALEHIGRGPHKCDVCDKSFTKLGTLKTHALLHVRKKLQVSVGVHK; encoded by the coding sequence ATGATAGATATGGAGAAGTCAACACACGAGTTTGGTACCCATATAGGAGAGGTGACTGTTGATAAAGAATGCTCAGTTGCTACCCAATATGACTGTAGTACGAGGGAAAAGGAATTACATGTATATAGCTGTAATTTCTGTCAACAGGGCTTTCCTTCAAAATACAGACTCATAAAGCATGTGTTTATGCACATTGATGGCATGCAACCACCTTTgtatgtttgtaagtggtgtggTGAGATATTTGACAGTAAATTTAGTTTGAAAAAACATCTGAGAATGAGTGAGAATGATCACGTCTTAAATGCTGGCAACCATGAAAAATATGGCTATAGTGGTGAGCATCAAAGCAGTATCCTTTTGGATAGTTTGCCAGAAGTTTCTGTTACAGAACACAATGTGTGCTCTTCATACAAGGAAACTTGGAAAACTTCAAGGAAGTCCTGTAATGACGTGTGTAACACACCTATGAGAAATGATGCTGATAAAATAAGTGACTATGGAACTTTGTCTACAGCTGTTAATGTCAGTGCTCAGGGTGATCTACTTACTGCAAACAGTACGGACAAATGTGGTATTTGTGGCAAATTGTGTGGTAGGTCAGGTCATCCCAAGAGAGAGAAATTACTTGACACAGGAAAGAAACCCCACGAATGTGAGATTCGTGGCGAATCGTTTTCTCAGTCAGGTCATCTCAAGATAGATGAATTAATGCACACTgggaagaaacctcacaaatgtaagATTTGTGGGAGATATTTTGCTAGGTCGAGCAATCTCAAGAGACAcgaattaattcacactggaaacaaACCTCACAAATGTGTGTTTTGTGACAAATCGTTTGCCCAGTCAGGTAGTCTCAAGACTCATGAGtcaattcacactggaaagaaacctcacaaatgtgagatttgtgggatcTCTTTTGCTAGGGCAGGTTATCTCAAGACTCACATTTTAATTCACACTgggaagaaacctcacaaatgtaagATATGTGGGAGAAGTTTTGTTTTGTCGAGCAATCTCAAGAGACATGAATTAATTCACAGTGGCAACAAACCTCACAAATGTGTGATTTGTGACAAATCGTTTGCCCAATCAGGTAGTCTCAAGACTCACgagttaattcacactggaaagaaacctcacaaatgtgagatttgtgggaaatcttttcatAGGTCAGATAGGCTCAAGACACATGAATTagttcacactggaaagaaacctcacaaatgtgagatttgtgggaaatcttttgctaggTCAGGCTATCTCAAGGCACACTTATTaaatcacactggaaagaaacctcgcAAATGTTTGATTTGTGACAAATCGTTTGCACATCCAAGTAATCTGAAGACTCAccaattaattcacactggaaacaaaactcacaaatgtgagatttgtgggagaTGTTTTGCTTTGTCAAGTTatctcaagaaacatttattaattcacactgggaagaaacctcacaaatgtaatATTTGTGGGAAATCCTTTGCTTTGTTGAATGATCTCAATAGGCacacattaattcacactggaaagaaatccCATGAATGCGATATTTGTGGAAAGTCTTTTGCTAGGGCAGGCAATCTCAAGGCCCATACATTACTTCACATTGGAGAgcaacctcacaaatgtgagatttgtgggaaatcttttgctgtGTCCAGCATTCTCAAAACACATGCATTCATTCACATtagaaagaaacctcacaaatgtgagattagtGGGAAGTCATTTGCTATGTCAGGCGATCTCAAGACACATGCATTAGAACACATTGGAAGGGGACCTCACAAATGTGATGTCTGTGACAAAAGTTTCACTAAATTGGGTACTCTCAAGACACATGCATTGCTTCACGTCAGAAAGAAACTACAAGTAAGTGTTGGTGTACACAAATAG